In Zygosaccharomyces rouxii strain CBS732 chromosome E complete sequence, the DNA window AGTAATGAAACTGTTGATGACATCTCCACCAAGTCGTTAAAACTGTTATCAATCGATTTCTATCTGGCGTTATTGTTCTCCAGAAAGCAGATGGTTCAATTAAATGATCCTCTGGCAAGacagaagatgaagttgaagTTCCTGGAGAAAACTGTTCAGCTGTTCATGCAATTTCTAACCACACTACAAGATTACGAAATTCTGGATCCATTTCTATCTAAAAAGATTGATTCGCTAGAGGATACATATAACCCATCATTACAGGAACTATATCAACAACCTGCCCACGGTGAAGATTTATCAGGAGCTCAAAAGAGAAGACAGCAGAAAATTGAGATGTTTCGCCAGAGTAAAACTATAAACGAAAAACTGGAGTTTATTGAGTCCAAATACAAATCCAATGAAATTagtagtgatgatgatgaacaaatgAGAAAACTCTATATTAAAAGACTACAGAGCCATAGTTATCAGGCTTTCAATGAGATGGAACAGATTCTATATGAACTGGAATTATTgagaaatttcaccaaatcAGGAGGAGATCCCACAGCTCAACAGCTGGAGCCACCTTCGGAAAGGAATTCAGATAGCGGTAAAGATTCCTCTGGTTATACTGAGAAATTGGAACTGCTGAATAAACCACTCCTCTCAAAACAAGGTAAAGTGTTGAGAAATTTTACCCTCGTAGATAAAAGGACACAACTCCAAAATAAGGTGCGCGGTTATGGTCAATATGGACCAACAATGTCTGTGGAAGAACTCCTACAGAaggaatttgaagaaaatagaGTTCTTCaaggtggtgaagaagctaccaatgaaaatgttaatgaagatgactTGAATTGGCAGGACCAGGAAACCTATAAAGCTCGCCAATGGGATGAATTTAAGGAAAGTGTAGCAAGAGGTAGCGGGAACACTATGAACAGAGGTTGAGGGAAAGAAGACGTAATtttgtatatatatatattatttATGGtttaaaaattattttAAAGCCTTCGGAGTTCAGCTTTTAGTTCACCTAGTGTTACAATATTACAACCATTGAGCAACCACTGATCTTGTTCATCGTCAAACGTTGATAACGTATTGATTATCAACAGAAAACATTTTCTCTTTGTCTCAGGATCATAACCTGCTTTTTGAACATATTCATAGAGTGCCTCCACTGCTGATCTTTCATGCTTATTAACTACACGGAAACTGTAgagttttttcaaattagtCCAATTATTCTCTCTACTATGTGATAATATGATCTTGTCTATTATTTGGTAATCGTCTGGTGGTAAATATAGTGGACCCTTATCATTAGAATGACACAGTTTTAATAACGTAGCAAAAAATGGCCCACTTTGTTGTGTACTCTCCAAAATTGATCTATAGTAGTTGGTTTTCACTTCTCGTGATAAAACAGGGCTCAATCTTAATACATCGAGAGCTTCGGCAAACATATCGAAATAGAAAagtaaatccaaatattgaaCTATTTGAGCCTGTTTGAAATCATGAGGTTCATCAATGCTAATATCTTTCATAGAATATTCGATAGATcttttgatagatttgaGAGCATATTCATAATTGCCAATATCTGCGAAAAGTAGAGACAATTCGTATTCGAAACTTGAATGCTTGTAAGGAACCGTgaatgaaaagatcaaaggTGCCCAGATGCTACTCGAATCGTTGTCTTGAAGTTCTTTCAAACAATCAGGTAAGGAATCTGCAATTGTATCAGGATAATCATGCAAATGGAAATAATCAAATGCTTGACCATATTGCTCACAGGAAAACAAGATTGTCGCTATGAGAAATTCTTGTACTTTATTACCACGAACATGGAATGGCCAACCTACGTTTTGTAACAAAAATTTAGGAGAGAGCAAATTTTGCTTGTTAGAAACACCAGATTCTAAAATGAAGGATTTGTAGAAACCCAAGAAATAGGGACTCATCGATATGGGGCTTTCATAAAATTCAGATAGTgcatatttcaaataattaTGCAATTCGGTGTAGGACAGCAGATTTATACCACACCCGTGATCTGTAGTTCTAGTTAACAATTCCTTTGCCAATAATGACTTATCAATGTTGAACAATTCCAAGAAAAGAGATTGTTTAAAATGGTAGTCCAATAGAGATGTAATctgtttttcaaaagcCGTAAAATCGAAATCTAGGAAGGCAAAAGTTAACAGTATCTGCAAAACAAAGTGACGCTGAATGGTGACTTGTTGACGCAGGCCTTCCAATGTGACCACAGTTGCTAAACTATCCATAGTTATCGAATCCACGAATTCACTGGGGTTAACCACCGAGGGTTCCAAattgttttcaataaattcaTTCAGTGTAGGGATGATATCAAATGAGCTCAACTCATTGAATAAAAGCtttaaattggaaagttcGAATTTGTTTTCAAGGCAAGTTTTGAATATATCggtaaatttttcattgggTGATAAATTCCCAGCAACAGCACCACTTACAATTCCAATGAACCTTTCAGAAACATCCTTGAGCACATCCTTAGATATCGTGGAGGAGAACCCATGTAGTGTTTTCAAATATCTAGTTAATTCGTCATCATTTAATTCACTGTGGATGTTATAATAAATATTTTCCAGGGGTGTATTGGTCTTGTAAACTGAATGGTTGTATTTTTGCAAACTGTTAACCAAAATTATCTCATCCCTATAGATTGTCAGAGAAGATACTTCATCAGACTTGCTCTTTAGGTCTTTCAAAACAGTCTCTAAATTGGCCAAATAGTCCATTAATTCTGATTCACCAGGGAGCATTATAATGTTATTTTCATTCAAGATTTTCTGAgctctttcaaaaagaCGTGATTCATAGCgagatttcaaattaaaaAGGCCTTTTTCAGCATCGCTATTGACATTCAAGTCTTGTTCCGATTCAATATCGCTTAGAGATCTATTCGTCGCTTCTATCCATTCATGGGCTTGTAAGTCCTGGTCTAAAATGTTCAAGATCTGTAATTTGCTTACCGTACCACTTTTCCACAATACAACTAGATTAGCGTAACTGTAGGTCAAATTGAGGTCGAGAGGCTTGAGGAGTGTCATATCGACCAGAGACCATATAGAGGAGGAGGAAAGATTGGCGGCAAAGACCCCCTTACTAGTAAAATTAATTCTTCCTCTGCCACCAGGAGTCAAAGTTCCTATTTCAAAGATACCATTCCCAAAGGGAAGATACACCATCAGATAGTTACTGAATAACGACATAAAACGACCAGGGTTTTCATAGGAACTTATATCtacattttcaaaatggtgCTCTTTAGAAAAGTCATAATCTTGTACCAAGCTGAAAGTCGTAATATCCCATATTCTCAAATGACAATGTTGAGTCAAAATGACTAGGTATCTTTGTTCATACAAAATACAGCTGACTGCCTTTTCAGATCTATGAGAATTCCTGCCAGAAAACAAACTAGTAATACTTTGCAAATAAGAATTATCATTGAATAAAATGGGTTCCACGTCAGTATCGTTCAATTGTTTCAATCCGAGCAGTCCACCATCATCCAAAAATGCCACTAAAAATTGGGGTGATACAGAGAACAACAAGTGTGGAACTCTGACGGTGAAATCATAAGGATTGAAAGCCTTAAACCAGTCGTGATCGAGACGTTCGTTTGGAGAAAAGATGTATTTCAACGGCAGCTCAATTAAAAGGTAAATACCGTTTTGCAATATCGTATTAATTAACAGACATCCATTGAATTCTTGAATCGTTAACGTATGGTGTTGATTCATCGTAGGCTCAGGTAAAAATAAATTGATAGTCTTGTTAAAAAGGTTTTTTTCCACAGGATATAGTGTTATAACGGTGTTAGCCATGGACAGATGGTAAGAGATATGATTGCTATTGGAAAGTTCCACAGTAGAGGCGAAACTGCTTctaatatcatcatctgaATTTTTAACACCGTGACTTATACCATTTTCTGAGTTTCCAAGGTATAAATTGATaacattttcatcaactgCACTGTCCTTCAATTGAAGTAGATCTGCATCAACTTTAGATAGTAATAGCATGCTAATTCTACTGGATACAATCCAGATAACTTAGTTAACAGCCAGGTGACCTGTGAATTCTCGACAAAGTCAATTTATCTTATATACTCGTAGTGTTTTTAAAGGTTAGGTAGAACCTGATCATCGTCAACTCTaactattttttttcaagatcTTTAGGGTTTAAGGTAGCCCTAACATCCTTATACTTTACTCACTACGGACGAACAGATGTAATAAGCTATCGTCTACAAGGATGAATGATGATATGTACTGCTATTAaactactactactataTTACACGCCATTACTACCGTTGTATTCTTATTATCGTTAATCTAATtgcattattatttttatttttatttttcattattgttattcATAATTAATTTTCTCCCAATTCCTGAATTTCgtttaatttcattcttCCGCTATTATCCGCCGAAATTATGACCTTATGGTTATCGATTTCCGTATCTTGCAAGACAATTGGGTTTCTATCCATTGGTCTTAGACCCGAATCCATAAGTGATTGTGtattttcatccaattccaCTTCATCATTGACGTGATTGTACCTTTTAATtacagaattgaaatccttgatatttctcaattcaaTATAACCATCATCGTATGCCAATGCAACGTAATCTTTTggagaattgaaaattacACTTGTTGGTTGTGATCTTAGGGACTGTTTCAAAATAATTTTCTTCTGATCAAATGAATATATCAGCAACAATTCCTGAATCAATATTAACAATTTAGAactttttttattcaaatataACATCGCATCTGAATCAGATGCAATATTTTTCGAAAGATGTTTCCTAATATCAATTTTCTGCAGTTGTTTACCTTGGAAGCTGTATATGACCAGCTCATCAGGGTTCCTGTTGAGAACGATTAGACTTTTTTCAGTCATGCCAAATTTAGCATCCCAAACCTTCTTGTTTGTGTTAAAGTAATAACTCTTACCTATGGAGATCTTCGAAGAATCAGgtgatattgaaatttctttcaaatatatTCTTCCCTTTAGCGCCAATAACAGCCAGctgtttttgaaatccCATGCATTTACCTGATTAAATTGcaaattttcaccaaataatTTTAGAGCAGCAATCGGGTGATCTTCCACTGTTGTCTTCCGCAATTTGATACCTTCATTATCTAATgttaagaatttttcattgtCCACCCAAAAGATGTCTAATAATTCGGATGATAAACCTTCATACTTATGGTATTGATCATTTTCCCAATCCAAAGATTTGTTAACAAACCTTTGGCTCAACTCACCTGATTTCGAATATGCTATTACTTTATTACCGTGAACTTTTAATCTAACAATTGCAGAGCGATCAGTGCTTCCCTGTACTAAACTAACTCTTTCCTCCTGCGGCTGTTCCTCCTTAGCATCTAAAGGCTGAACTTTTTCGGATGTGAATAAAGACGAAGAACGATGACGTTTGGTGAAGTCCGAGGACTCCTCTGCTTCCTGTTGTTCATTTTCTGACCCAACTACAACAGTACCGGCGTCCGatctttcatcaatttcagcGCCTCCTAAATCTTCATGTTGTGTCACCTCCTGTAGCGAATCCACTTGATGCAAATCTATTCTTTGGTGTTCTGCATTATCGTTATCGACTAGAGGCTGAGATTGATTATCTCTACTCTGATTAAACCccattttttccaattcatgAACAGGATCCTTCTTCTCATTTAAAGTTTCCATTTGAGAGCCTAGATTAGGACTTTTAAAAAGGTATATGATTTCCTTGACATTTTCCTGCACGGCAGCCTTTGATTTGATCAGTGGTGAGGTATCGCTTTTATCGAGTGTTCTTAGTATTTCTGGTTCGGgatttggatccaatttcatcaacctATACCTCAAATCTTTATTTTCACCTTCTAAGTGGGCAATACGTGCCTTCATTTCtgatctttccaattcccAAGAAATTCTGTCACGTTCGTTCTTGGTAAATTCCGTTTGCAAATAATGCATTATGCCAGGTAATGTATAGGTTGGATGCATGGGAAATTGGCTATTCATGGTGAAGGGATCAAGGGAATTAGGATCACTCCTTTGTCTTGTTTTACCTTTTAAGATTGTGGTTTTAACCTTGTTTACTTCTCCTTATACTCGCTTAGAGCTACATGTAAGCCTGACGCATAAATCACGTGGTGAAATACGATGAATAAAAGTGGCCAATATCAATCATATTTCTACACAATGATCAGTTGAATGATGAGTGTAAACTGACCATGGTCGCTTAGTGTTTCTATACAATCATTAATACGAGCTAAGcgtattttttttcttttaacaGCTGATACACGCGCATGTgtatacatatatatataagtATAATATGTTATAGTTTGTAAAAACCCCGAGAAATCTGCTtagatcttttcttcagaGACACCGTGTTTCCAGATGGCAACGAATGGAGTGACACCGTCTTCACGGTAGTTCAACATAACAACCATAGCATCTGGGTCCATAGATTCACCggtgaaaaattcccaGTCGTTGAAAGAACCCAAGATCTTCTTGACATAAGCTTGAGCACCCTTTTCAAAGACAGGGATGGCGTCTGGGTTGGTTTCTTGCAATTTAGCCTTGACAGCCTTCATGTAACCCTTGATGTAAGAAACGAAGGATTTTTTGTCGAAACCAGTTTGTTGCAAACGGAAAGAGTGGACAACGTTGTTAACAACTTCAGCACTGTCTTCAACACCTTCCTCACCACCTTCAGATGATGGGTTAGCACCGATATCGATGTTTTCACCACCGACCTTCACCATGGAACAGTCAGCTTCGTAAACAGCACCTTCGACTTCGCTGACGTCGTAAGCATCAGACAACAATTCGTCACCAGAGAAAATGTCCTTGTAGATAATCATTATAGCAGGTTAATTAGAAAAATGTAGGCGATGATTTCTTATCTGTGAATTAAGAAATACGAATTGGTATaagagatgagatgagttCTTCTGCTTTAaaagtgaaatttttcacctttgATGTCtcgaaaaattttttttttttttttttttttaaaacaCTTCGTAACAGATGACTGAAAAATCCAGCGATGAGATAAGCCCGTGAATAGACGGCTATAAGAATAAGCATCATTTATAATTACCATCACTGTAAATGGACCAGACGCTCGATGCAATCTCTTGAGGCGTTGATCTGCGGTTACTAGTTGCCATCAGATTCATCAGTGCCGTTTGAGCTGTATCATCTAGTCCCTTGATCATGTCAGTACCGTTGACTAATCCCGGCGCAATAGTATTCACACGGATTCCCCAATTAGAGACTTCTTGTGACAGCACTTTTGAGTAATGAGAAATTGCTGCCTTTGATGCACTGTAGATGGACGTACCTTTTACTGCTAGCTCTGTTTCACCAAGAACTGATGAGATGTTTACTATCTGTAAAGGTAGAGCGCCCGAATGACTACGTTGACGAATCATAGATCTTGTTGCCAAATCACACATGGAGACTGTACTCAAAAAATTAATATTCATTATCCGTTGCATCTCCTCAGTTGAAGTTCTTAGACTTATTGAGCTTTGAGTAGTACCAGCACAATTTACCACTAGACTTAGACAATAGCGTTGATGAGGTGAGTTCCACGAATTGAAACCCATCAATGGGAACATAGATTCTAACCTTTGTGGATAATATTCAATCCCAAAATGACTCTTCTGTGCGACCCATTGTGGCCACTGTGATAAATCTATCGCTAGGGATCTATGCCTTTGGTTTTCTTTTACGCTTTGAAGATGGTCCCCCAATTTAATCCCTGCAATGGATTCCCTTGACGACCCAATACATATACAGGAAATACCTTGACTTGAAAGTTTTTGCACAATTGCCTTACCAATACCCCTGGTGGCACCAGTAACAATGGCAACGGGTTCTAAATGAACCATCCTTTGTCCACTTATGAAGTTCTCattgaatcaaaaaaaataaaagacGTAAATGACAAAGAAAAGTCAAATTACACAACACATTTACATCTTATAGATAATTGACGTATACACATATGCAAGGACTTTGCTCGAGGAACAAAGAGCAGACAAATCATCTTTCACAAATAGGACCagaagaaataataataataatagtactaagaaaaaaaaaaggacAAAAATTTGTCGAGTGAACGcttcaaattcaatctAACTTAAAATTAGTAAAAGCCTCTTGAAGCCTGAGAAGTGTAGTCGTAACCAGTGTAACCATATGGCAAGCCTTGCTGAGCGGCGGCAGCGGCGGCGgcggcagcagcagcttgttgctgttgttggAATTGATAGTACTGTTGGAATTGCAACTGTTGTGGGTTCAAAGGTTGTTGACCGTTTTGCAGTTGATTCTGTTGAGTTGGTTGAGATTGTTGTTGAACATCTTCACCCTGTTGGGATGGTGAGTGACCGGGACTTTGTTGACCTTGTTGAACATTTCTACCTTGGGTTTGTCTCTGTGGTTGGTAGTAGTTGTAACCAGCCTTTGGCACTTGGTATGGATATTGACCAGCCATGCCGTATTGAGGTTGAGCATAAGGGAAGGATTGTTGGTAGAAATGAGCATAGTAAGGTAAGAAAGAACCACCATatggttgttgttgttgtggttgaGCGTGACCAGCAACAGGTGAAGCCGTAGCAGTACTTGCGGTTGTCATGTCAGCGGCAGGTGCAGCTGCATAACCTTGTGGAATACTGTATTGACTTGCAGTACCAGTGCCAAAACCTGCTTGAGCAGATGGTTGTGATGGTTGTTGATAAGCTTGTTGCTGACCGTAGGCGTAACTTGGAGAATCAAACATACCTGGATAAGTGTATCCAGggaattgattttgataCATGTAGTACTGTTGTTGAGCAGCAGTGGCAGCAGCGGCAGCATTTGCATTTGCACTTGCATTTGCGTTTGCGTTTGGTTGACCAACTGCAGCCTGTTGACCAGACAATTGCTGTGGAGCATGTTGAGGGGTCTGGCTTTGAGCGtactgctgttgttgagcAAAGtactgctgctgttgttgctgctgttgctgctgttgttgctggTAGTAAGcctcttgttgttgttgttgctgtggTTTACCGGCTTCAACACCAACAGTtggctgttgttgttgttgctttACTTTAGAACCATCGTTGACTTCAGTAGCAACTGCCTGAGCAGTTTGAGAAGGTTCTTGTGGTTCAGAAGTGGCTGCCacttcttgttcatcaATTTGTACTTGGTTACTAGTAATTTCTCTGGTGtccttttgttcttctggTCTGTTGTGTTGTGCAGTGTCCTCTTGATTTGTACCCTGAGATTGGAATTCAATTGGACTCTGGTCTTGTTGTTGtgtttgttgttgttcttgttgttgtgcTTGTAgttgttcctgttgttgttgttgttgttctgATAATTTAGAGGCAGTATCTTCATGTTGAGCATCGGCCTTCTTGCCCTGGTTGTTAGTTGCCTTATCATTTGTCTCTGAAACGGGTTCCCTCTGTGCCTGGCCCGCGGCGGGAGTCTCAGTTTCCTTTGCAACTTCATTGATCTCTTTCTTGAGACCACCCACATTGTTTAGTGATGATTGCTTCTTTTGAACTACCTTTGGTTTTGGTGCTGCTATGGCAGCCCAAGACATCTTTTTAGGTTTTTCATTATGTGCTGCATTGCCTGTCGAAGCAGTAGCTGTTGCATGAGTAGAACTTTGTGCCGTGCTAGTagctgaagctgaagcCTCTACGCCATCAGTCTTAGTCTCAGATGCCTGTACCGTTGTCGCTGATGGTTCTTCTGGCGAACTCTCTGGTCGTTGCTGTTGCTgatcttcctcttcctcttcttcttgttgatGCTTTTTAGAATCGGAAGATGCCACTGCCGCCCAGGAACCACCGCCCGATGCAGGCTTCCCGCGAGAAATCGCTGCCCTTGCATTATCGGATGGCAACGATGGTTTACcgttttgttgttgttgttgttgctgttgttgctttTTACTCTTTGCAttactaccaccactacTACTGTGAGTACCATTATTATCCCTGGAATACCTAGAACCCGAACCTTGTCCTGCCTTTGTATGATGATGTGAGCTGCTACCACCATGGTGTCCATCCAGGTCTTGTGCATGATaatgttgttgttgtagttgGTGTTGCTGCTGTTCCTTTTGcagctgctgttgttgctctAGTCGTTTTTCTAGTCTTTCCTTTTTAGATGGTTTCTTTACTTCGTCCCACCTAGTCACAGCACCAGATGTAATCTTATCAATTATTgtttccaaatcatcataTTCATGAACCAAATCAATTAGATCGTCATTGGTCCAGTCAGGAAACAGTTCTGTTAGAGTCTCtaatttgaatttgatttctGGATTTACCCTCGAGTTCTTTCCGTTATGACTATTTGATTTCCTAGATTGCGCCGACATCTTGTCTGTATGTGTGTATGTGTGTATATTATGTGcaaattaaaattggaaacAAAGGGGATGAATAACTTATATGACAAACCTCTTTAATTCTAATTACCAATTCtaaaatgaaaatgttATTGGGTGAAAGTTGTAAATGATCTTAAAAGAGAAATCTGATCGATCCTAATATGTGCAAGCTTCTCCTAAAGATTCTGTACTTAACCCAGAAActtaaaaaaaatattataATGGTAGAAtctaattcaattcaattgtaGCAGGTGTAAAAGACgaaaagttcaaatatCAAGTGCCTCAATGGATTTATacttgttcttttctttttctttttttttcctcttctttctgTTTCTCTGTCAATGATCTATATTGAAcgaaatgaagaaaaaaagtgATTGAGTAACACAACCTTTAAACTTTCCTGGATCAGCTCAGTTCTCTTTGccttttctttctattATTTTAATGCAATCTAACCTTTGTTTAAACAAAGTGTGGCAAACCGAACTAAGTaaacttttaaaaattcGTCAAATTGTTAGTTCTTTCACTTGAGGTGgcataatttttttttttccttctcaaGTGGAATTCGACCATGTAagagaaaaggaaaaaaaaaaaaaaaaaaaaagcgaTCCGGGTAAACATTACCCGGTTCTATACTCGAGTGTCGCTACGTACGAATGCGACCAGACTACCCATGTGAGACAGCTATATGGAAAAGCTGGGCGGTAAAAAGTGATTATAACAGAGCCTCCTCGACCACTGTAATCCATTACATGCTCTACTGATTAAATCTATACAAACAAACACACACACCCACCCACACATATATACAGGACAATATATTACGACATGAATTCTTGACAAGTACTAATCCTCATCCTTAATGGCACCTCCTTCCTCGAAGGGCGCTTCCTTACGAGCCTCATCGAGGGCAGGCTTTATGCCCTGCTTAATGAGATGGGCATCAACACAGGCTGTATAGCTGTACCACTGTTCAGAACATTCGTTTTCAACGGATTTACCCTTGAGGAATTTCTCACTATACCATTCGTTAAAGCAGTCGTcgtattttttctttaattcagTGCATTCAGGTGCAAAACTAGCCGACATTACGTTACCCATTCTATTTAAAAAGCACGACTTACTTAGGCTCACTCGGTCTGGCTTCGCTTTACGATCATTGCCGGTTTTCTTGCAATGGtagaaaagaagaggatcAACATACTGTCTTGAGCCGGGTAAATCCCGTGGGAAACAAAATAAACCAGGATCACATGACTTTGATATCCGGTACTGGGTCCCGTTGTTTCACGATGACAGGGATGAAACACGATAGCCTCGCAACTTGCCGCTGAGCTCCAGCGAGTACATCTACTCTGGAGCTGCACCCTCAAATGCTCGTATGGTACCAACCTCAACTGTATTTTGCTATTGTGTTACCCCATTGTGGCACCATTGTTTCACTACTGCAATGAAACAGTAACTCCGCCCTTCTCAGGCTCAGCGGCAAGACTTCGGCCTTCACACTGCCTTACACCAAGAACTTTCGATCGCTACTCGCTGCGAGTATGTGTTGCACCCCACGGTCTCTGTATACCCCGCAGACCCCAATTCGGCGGCTCGCTCAGATCTCTCCTCGACTCCCTACTCTCCCTTATTCATGTGACAGAATTCCCCGACCCCATCCCCATCTCCATCCCCTTTCGTCCCAGCTGACAAATCCCTTTCGGACATTACCCAATCGACattcgaaaaaaaaaatgcgCGATGCCGTATATCATCATCCCCTCATATGCACAACAgcagaaaaaaagaaagggCCAGCCGCTAAAAGCCGTACTTCCTTTCTTCTCCGTTACCTCCCTATGTGCCCAAAGGTAAACAGACGAAACTTGCCTGATACTTATTAATGCGAATAGCTCATCACAGGGGTTTAAGAGGGATAAAAGCCATACCTCGGGTACACACACTTACATGGTACATGAAATACATGACATAGAAAAGGCAAAACGGTAAAAATCACCAGTCTCTCTCCGTTATTGCCGCTACTACCTGCCGCTAGTCTCGCTGTTTTAAGCCTATACATAGAAGCAAGATATATCACCGACTTGTCCGTGAACAATCACATTTTGTAAACAAGCGCTTACTAGCTTACTACCGACAATCCTCTACACCCTCTCGTTTAGTATAAAACTCTCCCGCGtaaaactgaaaaaaaaaaagacgCTACCACGGCAATTTCTGAGAACGCCAAGAAAATAATCTCGGGCCTTGCGCTATTCGATGACAGTTACATATAAAAGAACAAGGCCAGGAACCCATCGCTAGGCATTACATAGAAACGGAGAAAATTAATAGAGAACTAAGGAATAACAAGCAGTATGACAACCATAACGCATAGAGGACTGGAAATTAGGACAGATGAGATGGAAGTACCAGAGGCAACAGCGCCTCTAGACGTGCTACACAACTATTACTGGGTTTCTACCAAGGAGCCACATGCGATAAGGAGAAAAGCCATTTTAAAGGCACATCCCGAAGTCAAAAAATTAATGGGACATGAACCATTAACCAAATATCTTGCTACAATTGTAGTGTTAACACAACTAGGTATCGCTTACTATTTGCGTAGTGGTCACAGTTGGTTGAAGACGGTTTTTTTAGCATACGTGATTGGAGCAACTTTGACGAATAACATGTATTTGGCAGTTCATGAAATTACGCATAATTTAGCATTCAAAAAGCCATTGTACAACAAAATGTTTGCAATTTTCGTCAATACCCCGGTGCCGCTTCCCTACGCGGCAGATTTCGGCCCCTACCACCAACTACACCACAAATTTCTAGGCGATGAGCTTTACGATACAGATATACCCACAGAGTTTGAAGcgaaatttttgaaggGCCGCGTGgggaaattttttttcgtcTTATTCCAAGCACTATTCTTTGCCTTAAGACCAATGTTTGTGGTCGCCATCTCTTTGACTAACTTCCACATTGCAAATATCACTTATCAGATTGTGGTTGACATCCTTTGGATTCGTTATTTCGGAATTCAGTCATTCCTTTATCTTG includes these proteins:
- the DEF1 gene encoding DNA damage-responsive RNA polymerase-degradation factor DEF1 (some similarities with uniprot|P35732 Saccharomyces cerevisiae YKL054C DEF1 RNAPII degradation factor forms a complex with Rad26p in chromatin enables ubiquitination and proteolysis of RNAPII); the encoded protein is MSAQSRKSNSHNGKNSRVNPEIKFKLETLTELFPDWTNDDLIDLVHEYDDLETIIDKITSGAVTRWDEVKKPSKKERLEKRLEQQQQLQKEQQQHQLQQQHYHAQDLDGHHGGSSSHHHTKAGQGSGSRYSRDNNGTHSSSGGSNAKSKKQQQQQQQQQNGKPSLPSDNARAAISRGKPASGGGSWAAVASSDSKKHQQEEEEEEDQQQQRPESSPEEPSATTVQASETKTDGVEASASATSTAQSSTHATATASTGNAAHNEKPKKMSWAAIAAPKPKVVQKKQSSLNNVGGLKKEINEVAKETETPAAGQAQREPVSETNDKATNNQGKKADAQHEDTASKLSEQQQQQQEQLQAQQQEQQQTQQQDQSPIEFQSQGTNQEDTAQHNRPEEQKDTREITSNQVQIDEQEVAATSEPQEPSQTAQAVATEVNDGSKVKQQQQQPTVGVEAGKPQQQQQQEAYYQQQQQQQQQQQQQYFAQQQQYAQSQTPQHAPQQLSGQQAAVGQPNANANASANANAAAAATAAQQQYYMYQNQFPGYTYPGMFDSPSYAYGQQQAYQQPSQPSAQAGFGTGTASQYSIPQGYAAAPAADMTTASTATASPVAGHAQPQQQQPYGGSFLPYYAHFYQQSFPYAQPQYGMAGQYPYQVPKAGYNYYQPQRQTQGRNVQQGQQSPGHSPSQQGEDVQQQSQPTQQNQLQNGQQPLNPQQLQFQQYYQFQQQQQAAAAAAAAAAAQQGLPYGYTGYDYTSQASRGFY
- the MDM35 gene encoding Mdm35p (highly similar to uniprot|O60200 Saccharomyces cerevisiae YKL053C-A MDM35 Mitochondrial Distribution and Morphology Similar to human sequence predicted by GENSCAN), translated to MGNVMSASFAPECTELKKKYDDCFNEWYSEKFLKGKSVENECSEQWYSYTACVDAHLIKQGIKPALDEARKEAPFEEGGAIKDED
- a CDS encoding uncharacterized protein (conserved hypothetical protein); amino-acid sequence: MTTITHRGLEIRTDEMEVPEATAPLDVLHNYYWVSTKEPHAIRRKAILKAHPEVKKLMGHEPLTKYLATIVVLTQLGIAYYLRSGHSWLKTVFLAYVIGATLTNNMYLAVHEITHNLAFKKPLYNKMFAIFVNTPVPLPYAADFGPYHQLHHKFLGDELYDTDIPTEFEAKFLKGRVGKFFFVLFQALFFALRPMFVVAISLTNFHIANITYQIVVDILWIRYFGIQSFLYLGFSSLLAGSFHPLSGHFIAEHFLFDIDEALKGGKETFKYTNGEEQQYSEAQKNELESIRPEVEFKREYALETYSYYGILNLFVWNAGLHNEHHDFPFIPWSRLWALHNMAPEFYKPLPRHESWCKAIFDFVFRADLNFYSRVKRANPQITKEKELKKQKEMQKSKF